A genomic stretch from Streptosporangium album includes:
- a CDS encoding DegT/DnrJ/EryC1/StrS family aminotransferase: MKLAIDGGTPVRTAPWPAWPPPLSDGQRKHVTQVLDRGLWGATQGTVCADLASEFARRSGVGHGVTVANATLGLFAALRGLGVGQGDEVIIPAYTFVASATSVLLTGAIPVIVDVDPVDLHLSAEAVEAAVTGRTAAVMPVHLAGSPVDMEPLNAVAARHGLKVVEDCAQAHGATYHGRPVGGLGDAGVFSFQASKAMTAGEGGVIVCRDEAVYGATWSTCNLGRRPGGAWYDHPEVGWNLRLTEIQAALLLPWLERLEEEITRREAFAAALDLGGLPVSVVPQPAGTTRDSRHLLMLRVDAPIEREFLLAAMAAEGVPLDGGYPPLGTMAALTGAGARVEPCPVAEAAARSVVWVRQQMLMDDPARAADVSEALAKVLASRG, encoded by the coding sequence ATGAAACTCGCCATCGACGGCGGCACGCCCGTGCGCACCGCGCCCTGGCCCGCCTGGCCGCCGCCGCTGTCCGACGGGCAGCGCAAGCACGTCACCCAGGTCCTCGACCGAGGCCTGTGGGGCGCCACGCAGGGCACGGTCTGCGCTGACCTGGCGTCGGAGTTCGCCCGCAGATCCGGCGTGGGGCACGGGGTCACGGTCGCCAACGCGACGCTCGGCCTGTTCGCGGCGCTGCGCGGGCTGGGGGTCGGTCAGGGCGACGAGGTGATCATCCCGGCTTACACCTTCGTCGCCTCGGCCACCTCCGTGCTGCTGACGGGGGCGATCCCGGTGATCGTCGACGTCGACCCCGTGGACCTGCACCTGTCGGCGGAGGCGGTCGAGGCCGCCGTCACCGGCCGGACCGCCGCGGTCATGCCGGTGCACCTGGCCGGCAGCCCGGTGGACATGGAACCGCTGAACGCCGTCGCCGCCCGGCACGGCCTGAAGGTCGTCGAGGACTGCGCCCAGGCCCACGGGGCCACCTACCACGGCAGGCCCGTCGGCGGGCTCGGCGACGCCGGGGTGTTCAGCTTCCAGGCGAGCAAGGCGATGACCGCGGGCGAGGGCGGCGTGATCGTCTGCCGCGACGAGGCCGTGTACGGCGCGACCTGGTCGACCTGCAACCTGGGCAGGCGGCCGGGCGGCGCGTGGTACGACCACCCGGAGGTCGGCTGGAACCTGCGCCTCACCGAGATCCAGGCGGCGCTGCTACTGCCGTGGCTGGAGCGGCTGGAGGAGGAGATCACGCGGCGCGAGGCCTTCGCCGCCGCGCTCGACCTCGGTGGCCTCCCGGTGAGCGTGGTGCCGCAGCCCGCGGGGACCACCCGCGACTCGCGGCACCTGCTGATGCTGCGAGTGGACGCTCCCATCGAGCGGGAGTTCCTGCTCGCGGCGATGGCGGCCGAGGGAGTGCCACTCGACGGCGGCTACCCGCCGCTCGGCACGATGGCCGCCCTCACCGGGGCCGGGGCGCGGGTCGAGCCGTGCCCGGTGGCCGAGGCGGCCGCGCGGAGCGTGGTGTGGGTGCGCCAGCAGATGCTCATGGACGATCCCGCCCGGGCGGCCGACGTGAGCGAGGCACTGGCCAAGGTGCTCGCATCCCGGGGATGA
- a CDS encoding amidohydrolase family protein, protein MILDAHGHIGSWPDFLIPDPSAEGLIATMDEAGIVATGISDLLAVGPDAVEGNRRAFAAAAAHPGRFGVWQVYNPHHRTPLADAPGAWGVKLHPDVHRCRLDDPLYEPVWDLGLPVLAHGQTDSPWSSPEMFAAVATRRPEVPLLMGHAGLWPYGFRRAAEAVADHPSVLLEICGSKMTGRWVARLAALAGADRVVFGTDACFLDQRVGFGRVALAPLSEPDRALVQGGNLARVLGPRLVHRIGGTSA, encoded by the coding sequence GTGATCCTCGACGCGCACGGCCACATCGGGAGCTGGCCCGACTTCCTCATCCCCGACCCCTCCGCCGAGGGCCTGATCGCCACCATGGACGAGGCCGGCATCGTCGCCACGGGCATCAGCGACCTGCTCGCCGTCGGCCCCGACGCCGTCGAGGGCAACCGCCGCGCCTTCGCGGCCGCCGCCGCCCACCCCGGCAGATTCGGTGTCTGGCAGGTCTACAACCCCCACCACCGCACCCCCCTGGCCGACGCGCCCGGCGCCTGGGGTGTCAAGCTCCACCCCGACGTACACCGGTGCCGCCTCGACGACCCGTTGTACGAGCCGGTGTGGGACCTCGGTCTGCCCGTGCTCGCGCACGGCCAGACCGACTCGCCGTGGAGCTCCCCGGAGATGTTCGCCGCCGTCGCCACCCGCCGTCCGGAGGTGCCGCTGCTGATGGGGCACGCCGGGCTCTGGCCGTACGGCTTCCGCCGCGCCGCCGAGGCCGTGGCCGACCATCCGTCGGTCCTGCTGGAGATCTGCGGATCCAAGATGACCGGCCGCTGGGTCGCCCGCCTCGCCGCCCTCGCGGGCGCCGACCGGGTCGTGTTCGGCACCGACGCCTGCTTCCTCGACCAGCGCGTCGGCTTCGGCCGGGTCGCGCTCGCCCCGCTCTCCGAACCCGACCGGGCGCTCGTCCAGGGCGGCAACCTCGCCCGCGTCCTCGGTCCCCGTCTCGTCCACCGCATCGGAGGAACATCCGCATGA